The Dreissena polymorpha isolate Duluth1 chromosome 2, UMN_Dpol_1.0, whole genome shotgun sequence nucleotide sequence GCACTACACAGTCACGTAACGTTTCGTTGTCTAATTagcggacagagtagctcctaaccagactgcaCGATCGTGCAGGCTTGTCTGTAACTacactggccgcatatggcataatacccgttttcgcatgacgcgggtcttaaaCTAAGGTACAATATGCACGCGATCGTCATTAAGAAGGTTCAAACGAGTTATACTGTTTTTCACACTTAAAGGTATAGTAACTCaagttttaaagaaattattttaatcaataaaaacttaTCCTAACTTAAGATAATCGTTTAAACGCGAATTAAACTATatgcaatttaattaaacttttccgttaacataaagtttatttatatagCTGTTGATGAAAGAAGTGTTAGCGGAATGTACCGGTTACCAAACTCATCACGATGTGCAATTTGCGGTAGGTCGAGTTAACTGAAACACCCCACAAAGGGAAGGCATTAAGCAATtcaactgtccgtctgtcttcaCGTCCGTATAGTTATCGTTTACCTTTTATTTAACATATACACGCTTATGCATGCACAAACATCGGCTCATTCCGATCTAATGGATGATTTTGCTTTATTTAAAGAGATACGGCCAATTCCATAGGGTGGCGATAAGAAAAGGTGGCGCAAATGCACAttaatagctattttaaagtgagaTACTTTAACTAACTGTTAAGAcgtattatgtttacaggacttatatttgtatttgtatgtttacTTCTTAAATTGTTAAATCTATCAGCACATTTTAGTCGCgtacgtttttaaataaaacaagatgttATCTAATATTAATAATGCCTTGATGAATTTAACCGTTCCGCTTTGTACGAAAGGAACATTTATAATTGagtataataaaaaaagttaatggaAAAATATTTAGATATCTTAATTGTTGAAGTTGATAGTGGGGAAAAACGTATATGGGCTTAATTAAGATTCgattcttatatttatttcgtttaTAAAAATTGTTGTAGATTAACTATTTTCATGATTTTGAGCATTTATTGATTATTACATAATGTTGGTATATAACGTGCCATGTGTTTTATTCAGGTTGCTGACTTATCGAGTTGACAATTAATATATTAACacaaattcttttttttatatagaatgtgtatgtttttataGAATGTGTATGTGTTCTGTATAGATTTAAGCTTACGTATTTACGTTGAaacatttaaagtaaatataaaaataacattatatatcaAATGTACGTACATCGGTGATGTCATTGCCATACGACTGTTAAGGTCAATGTCCACTTTTCGGCCAAAGCTCAAATAAAGTGATAATACAGTTTGTATAATTGCATACACAGTAcacgaaaaaaaaacagttgtgcGCATATATGCGGTTTATTTCTATAACAATATAGATATATGTACAGCAATAATAAGCACAAAACATCAACAATAAAATATCTACAGCCATAATAAGCacaaaaacatcaacaataaAATATCTACAGCCATAATAAGCACACAAATATCAACAATGATACTTCGCTTTCTTAGAAAACggctcttaatgcatgtgcgtagagtgtcgtcccagacaagcctgtgcagtatgcacggGCTCATCAGAGATTATACTTTCCGCCCATTAAGAATTTTAAAAATGAGACTTccttttaattgaaatatttcataaaagcgaaaatcgttgtccctgattagtctgtgtggactgcacaggctgatgtCGGCTGCGTACTACGCATATGCATGTGGCCCAGTTTTATTAGAACAAGGCTCGTGTATCGGAAAAATCATATTTCACTTGTTCCCGATTACCAAAGATTCTTCAGGAGATATATGTGTTCTTTATCGTAAAAATAATTCTTCAAAAGATGTTATTAACGTTTagaaatatttctttttatttaacgATAGTAATGCTTGCTGGTTTTAAGAAGTGTCCGCTGTCTATAGGCCAATGGACAACGATTTTTAGTTTGGTTCCGTAGCGATTACATTATTGCGTTAGCTTGGTAAAAGATCGACCATTGGTTGTTTGTATTTGACCTTTAACAACGTTATATTTGACCTCCGTCTATGGACATTAAGGGGGCGTTATTCGGCAAAATTTTCCATCACATCATTTCCCAATTATTGTGAAGGCATGTCGAGAGGATCGCCAAAAATGTGTAGATTGCAGTATTATCTTATTATAGAagcttttattttcatttataattaatatctgaaaaataagtataaatacaTCAAATACAGATGTTTAAGTATTTTCCATACTGTCATTGACATgctcatttaaatacatttgataaaattaatatagAATCATGTTTTCTAGACCGTTATGCTCATCGGGATTTTCATTCAAGTAAACATCGTTAGAAACAACGAAACTCTTACTTTAAGCATCAGCTGGAAAGAACCTAGTTTATTCAcctgtttgtcttttatttaggaCAAGTGACcaaattgaatatttaatatataaataacaaaactcCCGTGACGTAACCAGAAGAAAAAAACTTCAGCAATCCgctagaaaaaaaatcaattcagTTAAAATGTATTTCCCACAGGGTTGCACAAATATTGCTCTGCAGCGACCTAACTTCCGGTTGCAGTTACCCCTCCGGCTCCGCTTCCTGCGTCCTCGCGGCCCGTTGGTTCATGCGAGCCTCGCAATGCGGCGCGAACGAGAAGTGCTGCCCGCTCTGACAAATGTAGGGGCGATGGCGGCCAGCCAGGCGCGTGCACCGGCCGCCCCTTATCTGCGTCTTGAAAAGAGACAATACGAATACATTATAATTGAGCATTGATCCGGAAAACATGGGCTCAATaaatgtgcatgaagtgtcgtctcatattagcctgttcggactgcacaggctagtctgggatgacactttacgctcgtGCATTATGCTTCGTTATCCTAGAGTGCAGTGTGTTGACCATTATAATAATTGCGCTGTTATTGGAGCGTTTACTGTAACTCCTTTTTACATATGGTTTATACGAACTTCGTTTCGTGATCTTTCTCTTTTGATTTGTATTCAAAACTTACCGGCATTCAACTATACCAACGTTAAAAAATTACAGTCAATGTTCGTTTTCTACTTAATTACttgtgtcaaaataaaaaaaaatgtctataaTGACTTTTGTCAATGATTTATAAGACATAATGGGTCGTTATTAACGTTTCAGACGCAGCGCGAACAAACCAATGTGACGTTACATACAAGAACAAAcgcttaaatgaagtctttttACGGGGAAAACAAGTTATGCCAAcatttacgctcatgcattaaaccccgtattCCCAGAGCGATGCTAATATAGCATTAACAGGAGCTATTTACCACTTGGACCTCCACCATGCACTCGATATCGGCAGCGGCCGGCACAGTGGGCGCCAGCGAGCTCCACTCACGACCAGCTAGACCTAACTGAAACTCTGGACCGCtgccaccaccgccgccaccctGGCCTCCCTGGGGCGCCTGCGTCGTCACATCCGGATTTACAGACTGACCGTTAGCGTTGGAGTTGACGGCGCTGAGGTACGCGGATTGAAGATGCTCTGGAAGCTGAAACATCAGCAGCAGGGCTcttattcaccaacccattcatagtaagaataaagaatagattAAAAACCAAACAAAATACGTTCAGAGTTTGAGAATATTAAATGTCTTTTTTACATGTAGAATGATGTAGATAGAGGTAGTTAATGCCAAATTTGACTAAAAATTAAAGCAAGtcttgaatattccaatttaaagaatattcttcatTCTTAAACTCTAGTCTAAGAgttgtttggtgaatacgagtCCAGACGTTATTTACTTCATCGGTTTGCTTTATAAGCAATGGCtaatttttaatgtaatttaccatttttcaatAATTAGATTTAGAATTGTACACTCGTGCATTTTCAATGAAAGAAACAGCTAATATGGCATTTTTttctaattatattattaatccGATTTAAAGGCAACGTGTATATTTAAATTCTTTCATGCATCCAATGTCAGTATTTCGTGGCGTTTAAAACcgtaattttattaataaatatatctgCATACAAGACTTATTAGAATACCTTTGAGAACTTTCTATTCATTAGGCTATTCGGTTCATAACGACGTCGGCCAACGCAAAAGCAATATATACGTATTTTATACAAGCAAAATAATATGCATACTACTAAAAACATTCTACATTTTGTGTCGTAGTGTCACTGATACGCAAGATACTAAATCGAGTACAGCGGATTTGTTTCAATTATTGTTTAGCACTTATTACAACAAATAAAACCGAATGCCTTCAAACATTGACTGAGAAATCATacctgaaacaaaaataatggttggACATTAActctttctcactcagaagcaaagtgaaaatggctatgtgcaaacagcataaaaccagaacagcctgcgagtcactcgcaatcaaaatacgtatctaagtggttaagagTTAACTTACAAAATAGCGCTCGACCACTAAAATTTCACCACGCACATCTATATGTGCATCTTACTTACCCTGGCCCCTAACCGCGGCGAGTTTCGTACACGTGGTCGACGTTGGGCGTCGACTTCCCACATAAGAAGCTCTAGCGCGATGAACACCACGATTGGCGCGTGACGCAGAGCGATGGACTTCCGGTAGCGCATGACTGACGGGAGTTTACAGTTATTACCGTTGCTATCAACTGTTGCTACAAGCACAATTGCAACCGAAGCTCTATTTGTTTCTCTCCCGCGAATCCTTAAATCTGTtgataatactttttttttaaatttccgaatCTAGATGGTTTCGCAAGTCATGCTAGTCACATGAATTGTACAATGCAGTGTTGGTCCTTTCTTGAAAGACAGTGCGGCGTCATAGACACACAATAAATCATGTATACTCCGTAATGCATTCAACGCGATGCAAGTTTTTCAAATTGTCAACAAGTTCTTCAGTGCTTACGTGTGGCCCGATTTACGTCCACTTTAAGTATAAACTATGCACGTTCATATCTCTATGATCTCTTATCCATTGCCAAACTCTGGCGGCTATCAAGTGATTGGGCACCAACGCGGCACTGAAGATGGTTCTAATCAAAGATTCAAAGCGATAAGTCGTGTGCAGTTGCAGAATATCTCAGCAGTATTGGCGTATTTGCCAAAGCTGCACAGACTTCGGCATCCTATCCAATCATTTAATCATAAAAGGGACGTCGGGGAAAAATGAaaggcaaacacaaaatccaggATTTCCATTTTCTTCGACTTTGGTACACTGGTACTTAAATTGATGTCTGATTCGCGTCTGGATAAGAAAATATAGTTGGACATTGATCATTTTTCATCTATCATTTATTTTTGACAGCGTATTACTATTTGCAATTTCCCAGAATATATTGCCGCCATTGAGCGGCAGCTAATAGTTTGTGACCGCTCGTTTATAATGGGCTATCGGGACTCGAATCTACCGTCGCGGCAGTCAATCGACGATCAGAAACGTCAAAAATGATTTGTGGAGAGTCTGGCGAAACTCTGTCGCCGGATTCATGTCTTATACGCCTGAACTTATGTGTAAGTAAGTTTCCGACTATTGACTTGCTAGATGGGGGAATTTTAATACAATTTGCCGCGACCTATTTCCAATCTCGGACGCCGTTGAGTCATGTTAATGCAAATTCATACACTAGGCGCATCATGACCTCATTTCTTGGCTAGTAATAGTCGAAATACTGAGTCACCCACCAACCCCATATAGAACAAATTGCGTAAAGGAATAAACGGTATTAACTTATTGTAATCAATTTTAAGCGTTCTGTTTATCGTATAAGTCTGTTGGATTTATAAACGAATCCCACATACAATGCCATAGAGAAATAATTTCtcatatattcatttaaaaaacgTAACTCGCACATTGACTATATGTGACAATATATTCTGCTTATAGGTGCGTGGCCCTGTCTTCTATCTGAAAGCAAAGGTCACCTTTTAGCAAGGGATATACTTTACAACAAACATCATATTAAATCTACTATActcgttaagtgtagtcccagattagactgtgcagttcgaacagggtaatcagggacgatactttatgtTATTATTCGTTTTAAGTAGATCTCTGTTGAGAGAAAATCCGGTttaagtgaaaagtgtcgtcccttattagcccctGTGGActacataggcttatctgggacgaaactttacgaacatgcattaagcccggttttcccacaGTATGACTCACATGCGCTTAAGTCACTGCGACTGTTTACTGAATTCATGTGCAATAAACGTTTCCGAATCAAACTTTTCCGGCGATGTTTTCTTGGTCTTATTATGCCCTTGACAAGTAATCGCAGTGAAGAGGGTTCGAACAGATATTAAAGCTTACTCAACGGTGAACCatgcattaaaataattttacttaaaCGTTGTAGTCTTGTTTCCCACTAAGTTCAAATGGAGACTGATATGGAATAGCACTTTTTATCTGACGATTGACTTCTCTTTGTAGCGACCGACATCTATTTGTTCCATTTGTTTATAATGGCAATTATTTGGGGGAAACAATTCGTATCACCGTAAAACATTGGCCTTTACTATATTTGTATAACAAACAATGATTGATGATTGCATATATAAGCCTCGTTATgggaaaaacagggtttaatgcacgACACATTTTGcatgtatggtattttttgtttaaaggaatttcttatcGAAATTCGGTTTAGGCGAAATgtacacgcacatgcatttagttcaGTATTGTTCACAAGTTTTATATAACCAGAAATTAAGACACGCCTAAAGAATGCAGCTGAAAAAATCGTTTCTGTGATGATAATTTCTTGCGCATATATTTTTAAGCCTTTTAGATAAACGAATACGAACTATACTAATGAAACAATGCTAGTATAGGCCGGAGCGTGCAACCCGCGCTACCAAACTGGAGCCGACTCATTAATCACGAGTATCGGGCCATAGCGGCCTGTGATTTGACCGTTCCTATAGTTGTGACAAAGTCGACCAGAAATAAGATCTGACAAAAATGCCCATTTCTCATAAACGAGTACGGAACCCAGTGGTTATATCATTCTGTCAATATCACCATCCTTTTGTTCAATAAACTAAACGTAATTGGGGGGTTGCTTCTTCCTTTTTTCTGGTGTTTTCTTTTTGCTTTAGTGATTTGTGTTTGTGTGGCGGATAATTTGAGTGAACACGGAAAGGTAagacataaaatacaaatatttttgtttttatattttaaacggATTTTTGCATGAGCTTTGATGTTTTTGGCACAACGGCCATCGATGAAGTATTTGATGGAAACCTTTTGCACTATATAAGTGTCTTTATATTACAAATCCGAAAGCTATTGGAATCAGAATCAAAACTTTAAAGAACTATTCATACGCGTTTTAAAGAATGTTAAGCTATATATGTTTTTAAGAGAATCCCAAaaatgcagttttcatttatttacggAAGTTTTTGGTTTAATTGTTCATTGGATTACTGTAATGTGtgtaacttaaaattaaaaaaactattattttgaGCAACCAGCTcgaaataaatatatggacataatTGCTAGTGATTGCAATCATTAAAAAATACTAGTATATGAGACGAATCATGCGAAAaagggtcttatgcaatatgcgacAAGCGTAACTACATAAACTAGCCTACGCGTCCCTACAATATGGTCAGAAGCTTATCTGTCCGCTATAAAAACacgcatgatgatgatgatgatgatgatgatgatgatgatgatgatgatgatgatgatgatgatgatgatgatgacgatgacgatgatgatgatgatgatgatgatgatgatgatgatgatgatgatgatggtgatgatgatgatgatgatgatgatgatgatggtgatgttgttgttgttggtgttgattatgatgatgatgatgatgatgatgatgatgatgatgatgatgatgatgatgatgatgatgatgatgatgatgatgatgatgttgttgttggtgttgattatgatgatgatgatgatgatgatgatgatgatgctgatgatgatgatgatgatgatgatgatgatgatgatgatgatgacggtcatgatgacgacgacgacgatgacgaagatgatgatgatgatgataattatgatgatgatgatgatgatgatgatgatgatgatgatgatgatgatgatgatgatgatgatgatgatgatgatgatgctgctgatgatgatgatgatgatgatgatgatgatgatgatgatgatgatgacgatacgATGACGATGAGGAATGAAATCACTTGAACTCATCCGACGCTTTGTTTTATATGAGCTAAATTAATTCTTTTCACATTATTCACAGTTCTCGCGATGTCTCCCACGTCCATTTTCCTGATCGCCTGCCTGTCCATGTTCCTGTACGCAGCTAACGCCGTGGGCAGGCGGTTCGAGCACGGAACAATTCGCAAGAGAAACGTGGGACGGTCCGGCCGATATTTCCAGGTAACAATTTTGAGAATTGTTCAATTACAGAACGACTGAATAAGGTTTTACATCTAACCTAAACAGCATGATGCTGTACTTAATCAAAGTACTTACAgcactggtgtgacgatgctttagaataggattgatataaaagcatctatttaagtttatctacatcaccacaattgcgtatgtgggtacgaaaattttgggtcggaaaaaatgggtacgaaaatttggggtacacaaattatgcccaaaaaattgggtacgaaaaaagattttgttacgaaaaaaatttgggtaggaaaaaaatttgggtacaaaaaaaattgggtacgagcaaaaatttggctacgaacaaaaattgggtacgaaaaaaaatgtgcacgaaaaatgtagggtacgaacaagaattgggggaacggggaagtagtacccgtggggaactgggaggcgggttacattctcgatcaaatataacaagaaatatctttaaaaatatattcgacgtgttttttctgtaccacttatcttaaaaaaacgttctgttacagtaaaacgtgtgtggattataacattacgttttagcatatacattcaaaacttgacatgctcttttaTTACACCATGCACTTTAATTTCACATGtgtatcataccaaactttatatttcgttgtctcctttcctaagttaatgatgctatgtgtacggacgtactttcacatgcccatgtgcatgaacatataatttttctcttttgattattgtttttatctctagttcaataagcttaggcatgtctTTTCGTTACgttcggcaataatttcatgatgattcccgaaagtaggtatgagcacataatcgtaagagcacttgaatatgtgagttcgcccatgaacgcatggtaaggttaactaaatctccgcgatatgacctaatatgtgtttaaaacagcaaacaatatccaacaaacgaatgaattatcaaacatagtatgtgcactgatgtggctctgtaatttctgtttgaaaagtttattaaatatgcaaaatgagaaagcacgcataagagcgagtttcacagatgtaaTACGTATGTTGTTCAGAGTTTGtttacggctattatgctgtttatataccatagttgctacaacgtttacaaatggcaggttcgaaagaattcgttttctttacactcatgatcgcgttgaaagttaattatacacgtttaaattcgcaatttatttactgaatcacgacaaatgtcaaatacaatatagaaaatgcatagttgtttcattgatcaataaacctataatggattgaatataactgatttaaaataaacgttttcaaactattattaaaactTTTTCCCtaaatatgctgtcctatttatagctgagcttcctatacctttctcaatgataatcagcgaggtatgccgattagaaaaatcgagctatctcaatctggctcggtcttttacataggtcgccattgtgaagaatttattcatggtatgataacttagacgagcagcatcgtcaaaaagataACGTACCGATAAATGCTATGTACTGCGTGTTGGATATGGGATTTTTTTCTACTTTTTGAAGAATGGGTTTTTATTTGACATATTTGCAACTGGTTTCAAACGGTGCGCGACTCCCACAAATATTCCATCATTGTATATCAGACACTAATTGAGATcacaaacttatttatttatttattaaactttaaTTATGTAAAAGAAACTGTTTCcacatttatgtaataaattCTACGTTTCACACATTAGTGTAAAAAgtatgatcttaaataatattgtcCAATACGGATATGCAAACGTTGTTTTCGCGACAAGAATGAAAAAAGAGAGAAACATTTTTTCTTGAAACATATGCAATCGTTTTCCTTCAGAGATTGAACAACCCTCGTCGTCAACCCCCGCAATGGAACATAAACGCCGCTTTAACGAACGAATCTGATTGGTCGAGGTTCATACCCGACATACCTACAGGCGACGAAGTCGACTGCTACGTGGAAGTTGAAGTGGTAAGAATGTATGATTGTGCAATGatcaattattaaataattgcatttttgCCGTGCCATAGtgcatattgtattcgtttagcGACCGGGGGTCATTTGTTCAATCCCCACAGTGGGGGCGTTCTTAAGATATCCCCAAAGGCAACACGAAACAGTTCTAAGGTCACTAGTTTAATCTAAGCTGTGGTACCGTCTTTTCGATCACcaaaaagtactggttctactaaAAAAAGGACTCGAGAGTGacctaaaataaagttaacaaaataattgtttaaacgACTGTTTTAAGTATGATTTTATGCAGGCGGCGGTATGAATTGCTTctaaattttatataatacagtAATCGTTTTTCGACAGGTCCACCGCGTCGGCGGAAGGTGCGTTCGACTGGGAGGGCAGCGGCGCATGGCCGTCTGCCAGTCTGGCATGTATCTGGACGTCCACAGCGACATCTGCAGGGCGCGCATGCGACAAACGCAGACAGAAATTGCAGCGTCGGCGGCTGCAGAGGCAGCAGCGTCCGGTGAGCCATCAGAGCCGGTGGCGTCCTCGAGGGGTTCGTCATCAGGAGTTTCACACCGAGAGCATTTCAGGAACCAACAGAGAATGGCAGAGCTCGTGACGCAAAACGCGCAACCGGAAATGGATTCCAGCGTTCCTGTTGTCAGTGCAGACATCGATGACTGAGTAGCGCTTTGTATTTTCTTTCATGAGATCTGCATTGTCTCGTTTTATCAAAACTTTAGACTGTTGAGCAGCAAATGCAGTTCAGTTAtagtgttatgatgaagtagttgattttagtgtattttcacaaataaaataaatgacgtGAATATTATTTTGGTTAAACTTCATGTGTAGTTTTTGTCCACGTCATATCTAAATTATCTCTCTATCTTTTCAGTGGAATGAAAATAAATTCACAAATTTTACAATTGGCCTGTTTCACGATATCAACAGATATTTTAGAATTGTGAATGTTTGCCAAATAATAAGCGAACGCCACCTTTTATTGCACACCCACAAGCGTACCGCGGTAACTATTTCCGTTGTAACCAAAGGCTAAACACAGTTGGAGCCGTAAACACTACTctatcatttattttaattactaATAATGGCCGAACACTGAAATTCGAGTATAATACGAATGCGAATCATTAATCACAGAAATTCAAACAACTGTCCCGATTTGATCGCAGTTTGATTTGATGTTTCAGTATGGAAGGCCAAAACTGCTTTTTGTTGAAAGAAATTACTATGTTTGATTATAAGGCATTTTGTTGAGACGAGCCGGTATTGTATGAGTCAAGTTGTCATTATAAAGTGTCAACTTTagaatttaagtttgatttaagTTTAGCCCAGTCTTCATTATGTTGAGTCAAGTTGGTATTACATTTAGTCAAGTTGGGATTGTGTTGTGTCAAATCGGCATCATGCGTAGTTGATTCGTCACAATAGTGGGTAAAGATGGCGTTATATGTTCAGTTAATGTGAAAACACGATAAGTCGAATTGGCATAATGTTGAGTCCAGTTTATATATTATTGCGTCTTTTATACATTAAATTTAGTCTATTtgaaattacatttatttaaattagcGTTGTGTTGggtaaaacagaaaataaatcaataacgATATTTTATCCTTTAGCCGCCCTGTATATATATTAACTATTTCTgcgttgtttactgtatgacgacctatatcttgatgacttgcaagtaacgaAATGTTAACATGTAGATATAACTGAAGGAGGAATTGCTTATTGTATTATTGTCTGCGTCCCGATGACAGCTTTTATACCATATGAAGACAAGTCGATATAATTTAAGTGGACAAAGggtgttattttaaaatattttacctaGATTTTACCTAGAttatgtcgaccaaatattttttcgggaa carries:
- the LOC127867996 gene encoding uncharacterized protein LOC127867996 codes for the protein MRYRKSIALRHAPIVVFIALELLMWEVDAQRRPRVRNSPRLGARLPEHLQSAYLSAVNSNANGQSVNPDVTTQAPQGGQGGGGGGSGPEFQLGLAGREWSSLAPTVPAAADIECMVEVQVTQIRGGRCTRLAGRHRPYICQSGQHFSFAPHCEARMNQRAARTQEAEPEG
- the LOC127865480 gene encoding uncharacterized protein LOC127865480 yields the protein MSPTSIFLIACLSMFLYAANAVGRRFEHGTIRKRNVGRSGRYFQRLNNPRRQPPQWNINAALTNESDWSRFIPDIPTGDEVDCYVEVEVVHRVGGRCVRLGGQRRMAVCQSGMYLDVHSDICRARMRQTQTEIAASAAAEAAASGEPSEPVASSRGSSSGVSHREHFRNQQRMAELVTQNAQPEMDSSVPVVSADIDD